From a region of the Sporanaerobacter acetigenes DSM 13106 genome:
- a CDS encoding amidohydrolase family protein, translating into MLLIKNAKIYTMTDSDTVIDKGDILIDEGKIVKVGTDIEGIDGKVIDGEGLVALPGLIDAHCHIGGIDVSTLGDDLNEMTNNVTPNVNAIYGIDATSKEFADAYENGITTVALAPGSGNVVGGLVFAAKTYGDNIFDMTIKNPIALKAAMGGNPKRVYGTQGKLPMTRMGIASVLRELLIKGTEYLNKKEAAKDNESKMPKYDEGMEAVELVLRKEIPLKVHCTQFDMLTVIRIAKEFDINFTLDHAWGASDYIDEIVESGCGVIFGPMGTPRYPGECKKVDIECVAELDKRGVTTAIMTDGPVSRPEAIIYQAGEAVRKGCKLERALRMITINAAKIIGVDDRLGSIEEGKDADIVIFKGTPAYDTNAEVLYTIMDGKVVYRKYKN; encoded by the coding sequence ATGCTGCTAATTAAAAATGCCAAAATATATACTATGACAGATTCAGATACTGTGATAGATAAAGGAGATATATTGATAGATGAGGGAAAGATTGTAAAGGTTGGAACTGATATTGAAGGAATAGATGGAAAAGTTATAGATGGAGAAGGCTTGGTTGCACTTCCTGGCCTTATAGATGCTCATTGCCATATTGGCGGAATAGATGTTTCAACACTAGGCGATGATTTGAATGAAATGACAAATAATGTAACCCCAAATGTTAATGCTATATATGGTATAGATGCAACTTCAAAGGAGTTTGCCGATGCATATGAAAATGGTATTACTACAGTAGCATTGGCACCTGGAAGTGGAAATGTTGTTGGTGGTTTAGTTTTTGCAGCTAAAACCTATGGAGATAATATATTTGATATGACTATAAAAAATCCAATTGCTTTAAAGGCCGCTATGGGAGGAAATCCAAAACGAGTATATGGAACTCAAGGCAAACTTCCTATGACTAGAATGGGCATAGCTTCTGTATTAAGGGAATTACTTATAAAGGGTACCGAGTATTTAAATAAAAAAGAAGCAGCAAAAGATAATGAAAGTAAAATGCCTAAATATGATGAAGGCATGGAAGCGGTAGAGTTAGTACTTAGAAAGGAAATTCCCCTTAAAGTTCACTGTACTCAATTTGATATGCTAACGGTTATTAGAATAGCAAAGGAATTTGATATAAACTTTACTCTTGATCATGCGTGGGGAGCGAGTGATTATATTGATGAGATCGTAGAAAGTGGCTGTGGAGTTATATTTGGGCCTATGGGTACTCCTAGATATCCTGGGGAATGTAAAAAAGTTGATATAGAATGTGTAGCTGAACTTGATAAAAGAGGTGTAACAACTGCAATAATGACAGATGGTCCTGTTTCAAGACCTGAAGCTATAATATACCAAGCTGGAGAGGCAGTAAGAAAAGGTTGCAAACTTGAAAGGGCGCTAAGAATGATAACCATAAATGCAGCTAAAATTATAGGTGTTGATGATAGATTAGGTTCAATTGAAGAAGGTAAAGATGCAGATATTGTAATATTTAAAGGAACACCTGCCTATGATACCAATGCAGAGGTTTTATATACAATAATGGATGGGAAAGTTGTCTATAGAAAATATAAAAATTAA
- a CDS encoding amidohydrolase family protein codes for MILIKNGKVHLGNGKILENADILIKDDKICKVESDIDEKDVDIIDAKGKEVFPGFIDPITHWGCLGSTFTDMDYEEKTDPVTPQMNIIYAFDAENCTIQELYKAGITTVGVSPSDSNVIAGQIAAFKTYGDSPYEMLARETVALKGSVTSTVKKTYGDQNKAPKTRMGISSILKNALEEAKKYDPSKEDVAKDEGKAILKKVLNKELPLIVSANTKAEIDGVINLFKDYDIDLTICNAFMAGKSKDSIIASNISLILGEQVNMQDHNDEIDLDKIIDIHEAGVNVSLSTSCDMGAGGQEGLLWNAINVYKAGLDSEEVLKMITINPGKVLKIDDKVGTIEVGKDADVVIYTNNPIECFDSSITHSIIKGKIVYCKGECV; via the coding sequence ATGATACTTATAAAGAATGGGAAAGTTCATTTGGGAAACGGAAAGATATTGGAAAATGCTGATATTTTAATCAAAGATGACAAGATTTGCAAAGTGGAATCGGATATAGATGAAAAGGATGTAGATATAATAGATGCAAAGGGCAAAGAAGTATTTCCGGGATTTATTGATCCTATCACTCATTGGGGATGCTTAGGTAGTACTTTTACAGATATGGACTATGAGGAGAAAACAGATCCTGTCACGCCACAAATGAACATAATCTATGCTTTTGATGCTGAAAACTGTACAATCCAGGAACTTTATAAAGCGGGAATTACAACAGTAGGTGTATCACCTTCAGATTCTAATGTGATTGCAGGACAAATAGCAGCTTTTAAGACTTATGGAGATAGCCCTTATGAGATGTTAGCAAGGGAGACAGTAGCATTAAAAGGCTCTGTTACATCAACTGTGAAAAAAACATATGGAGATCAAAATAAAGCTCCTAAAACTAGGATGGGGATCTCAAGTATTCTAAAGAATGCCCTTGAAGAGGCTAAAAAATATGATCCATCAAAAGAAGATGTAGCTAAAGATGAGGGCAAGGCAATACTAAAAAAAGTACTTAACAAAGAGCTTCCATTGATTGTATCTGCCAATACTAAGGCTGAAATTGATGGGGTTATAAATCTTTTTAAAGATTATGACATAGATCTTACAATATGCAATGCTTTTATGGCTGGAAAATCTAAAGATTCTATAATCGCATCAAATATATCGCTAATACTTGGAGAACAGGTAAATATGCAAGATCATAATGATGAGATAGATTTAGATAAGATAATAGATATTCATGAGGCTGGAGTTAATGTAAGCTTGTCAACTTCATGTGATATGGGTGCAGGAGGACAAGAAGGTCTTCTTTGGAATGCTATAAATGTTTACAAGGCTGGATTGGATAGTGAAGAGGTTTTGAAGATGATTACAATAAATCCTGGAAAAGTTCTTAAAATTGATGACAAAGTTGGAACTATAGAAGTAGGGAAAGATGCAGATGTAGTTATTTATACCAACAACCCAATAGAATGTTTTGATTCATCTATAACCCATAGCATTATTAAAGGGAAAATAGTTTATTGTAAAGGGGAGTGCGTATAA
- a CDS encoding M14 family zinc carboxypeptidase, producing the protein MDFEKILSKIPDYKCFLTVDEMDENSKALAEEYPDKVKVFHAGNSRKGHPIYCLKIGNGSKNALMFGCPHPNEPMGAMTLEFFSRAIAEDDELREELDYTWYIIKSIDVDGTMLNEKWFKGPFTLYNYTRNFFRPVAYEQVEWTFPVEYKNYVFNNPIPETEILMKLINETKPSFMYSLHNAGFGGAYWYLSHDLKEIYDDLMATARKVNVPLHLGEPEVPYGEKFAPAIFKLIGFEDDYDYLEKYSKIPPEKLLNSGQSSDGYARTKCDCVCLVTELPYFYEARIESDKKMDFTRREAALEKLEFMEDTKKIVEKYYTQVCEYMSSDNPFSKNIEQSIEYSKGQNETERNYIENNEEYDELCKESEALDNLDIPKFYKLIYLGLLLRSVEYELMKDNVEGEKRAKLQDVFNSVDEELKEASQVAEDALDYNVIPIRKLVRIQLESGLLVASHIN; encoded by the coding sequence ATGGATTTTGAAAAAATTCTATCCAAGATTCCAGATTATAAGTGTTTTTTAACTGTTGACGAAATGGATGAGAATTCTAAAGCCCTTGCAGAGGAGTATCCAGATAAGGTAAAAGTATTTCATGCAGGAAATTCTAGAAAGGGGCATCCAATTTATTGTCTCAAAATTGGTAATGGTTCTAAAAATGCTTTAATGTTTGGCTGTCCTCATCCTAATGAACCAATGGGAGCAATGACGCTTGAATTTTTCTCAAGAGCTATTGCAGAGGATGATGAATTGAGAGAAGAATTGGATTATACATGGTACATTATAAAATCCATTGATGTGGATGGAACAATGCTCAACGAAAAATGGTTTAAAGGTCCTTTTACTCTTTATAATTATACTAGAAATTTCTTCAGACCAGTAGCATATGAGCAAGTAGAGTGGACATTCCCTGTTGAGTATAAGAACTATGTTTTTAATAATCCAATACCAGAGACAGAGATACTCATGAAATTAATTAATGAAACTAAGCCATCATTTATGTATTCTTTGCATAATGCAGGTTTTGGGGGTGCCTACTGGTACCTAAGTCATGATTTAAAGGAAATATATGATGACTTGATGGCTACAGCTAGAAAAGTTAATGTACCTTTACATCTTGGAGAACCAGAGGTACCATATGGAGAAAAATTTGCTCCAGCTATATTTAAACTAATAGGTTTTGAAGATGATTATGATTATCTAGAAAAATACTCAAAGATACCACCAGAAAAATTGTTGAATTCTGGTCAAAGCAGTGATGGATATGCAAGAACAAAATGTGATTGTGTGTGTCTTGTGACAGAACTTCCATATTTTTATGAAGCAAGAATTGAAAGTGATAAAAAGATGGATTTCACAAGAAGAGAAGCTGCATTAGAAAAATTAGAATTTATGGAAGATACTAAAAAAATAGTTGAAAAATATTATACTCAAGTTTGCGAATATATGTCTAGTGACAATCCATTTTCTAAGAACATTGAGCAATCCATAGAATATAGCAAAGGACAAAATGAGACAGAAAGAAATTATATAGAAAACAATGAAGAATATGACGAGCTATGTAAGGAATCAGAAGCTTTGGACAATCTCGATATACCTAAATTTTATAAGCTAATTTATCTAGGTCTTCTATTGCGTTCAGTGGAATATGAACTTATGAAGGATAATGTAGAAGGAGAAAAAAGGGCTAAGCTACAAGATGTATTTAATTCTGTAGATGAGGAGCTAAAAGAAGCTTCCCAAGTTGCTGAAGATGCTTTAGATTATAATGTAATACCAATTAGAAAACTTGTTAGAATTCAACTTGAAAGTGGTTTATTAGTTGCAAGTCATATAAATTAA
- a CDS encoding oligopeptide/dipeptide ABC transporter ATP-binding protein, producing the protein MTSLIKVDDLVKWYVQKKVTKKDGTTKKDQSIKAVDGVSFSLDKGKILGVIGESGCGKSTLGRLLVALEEPTSGSIEFEGEPIGHMLKKNPLQFRRNCQMIFQNPFDTFDPRNNIQNILTTTLKIHNIGNSEEERLEICIKVMESAGMRPAKDYLHRYPHELSGGQLQRISIIRSMLLDPKLIIADEPVSMLDVSVRADIINVLLQLTKEQGAAMVFISHDIATTRYISDTVAVMYLGRIVEMGKTDDVIQNPRHPYTKVLISNCASIDPFEKRDVIRISGEPPTPIGTGPGCYFAPRCYKACKKCKESYPAMEKVGDGHYASCFYLE; encoded by the coding sequence GTGACCAGCTTGATTAAAGTAGATGATTTAGTTAAATGGTATGTTCAAAAGAAAGTAACTAAAAAGGATGGTACCACGAAGAAAGATCAGAGTATCAAAGCTGTTGATGGAGTGAGTTTTTCCCTTGATAAAGGGAAAATTTTAGGAGTCATAGGAGAATCGGGCTGTGGCAAATCTACTCTTGGAAGATTGCTAGTAGCACTTGAGGAGCCAACAAGTGGGAGCATTGAATTTGAAGGAGAACCTATTGGGCATATGTTGAAGAAAAACCCGTTACAGTTTAGAAGAAATTGTCAGATGATTTTTCAAAATCCTTTTGATACATTTGATCCGAGAAACAATATTCAAAATATTTTAACCACTACCCTAAAAATACACAATATAGGGAATTCTGAAGAAGAAAGATTAGAAATTTGTATTAAAGTTATGGAAAGCGCAGGCATGAGACCAGCAAAGGATTATCTACATAGATATCCTCATGAACTTTCTGGTGGTCAACTTCAAAGAATATCCATAATTAGGTCCATGCTTTTAGATCCTAAGCTTATTATTGCCGATGAGCCTGTGTCCATGCTTGATGTATCTGTTCGTGCAGATATAATAAATGTTTTATTGCAACTTACAAAAGAACAAGGAGCAGCAATGGTTTTCATAAGTCACGATATTGCAACTACACGTTATATATCTGATACGGTTGCTGTAATGTATTTAGGCAGAATAGTTGAAATGGGGAAAACAGATGATGTAATTCAAAATCCAAGGCATCCATATACAAAGGTTTTAATTTCAAATTGTGCTTCCATAGATCCATTTGAAAAACGTGATGTAATCAGGATAAGTGGAGAGCCTCCTACACCTATAGGTACAGGTCCAGGTTGCTATTTTGCTCCAAGATGTTATAAAGCATGTAAAAAATGTAAGGAGTCATACCCAGCCATGGAAAAGGTAGGAGACGGACATTATGCGAGTTGTTTTTATCTAGAGTAG
- a CDS encoding ABC transporter ATP-binding protein: protein MALLEAKNVNVVYKVKEKEIKAVRNVSLDVEVQDSIGIVGESGSGKSTLAMAILQLLPNKIAKTTGEIVFDGVDLLKISENELREIRWKDIAVVFQKSMNSLSPVHKIGYQMGDIYRVHEPNATDKEVKERVLELFRLVNLADRVYDLYPHELSGGMMQRVSIALSLIYYPRLLIMDEATTALDVVTQGQILEEIMRLEEKLHLTRMMITHDVSVVSSTCKKVAVMYAGCLLESGYVSDVLTNPKHPYTQGLLSSFPSLTGERNELRGIPGSLPDLSVAHKGCVFADRCKKATDICFVKEPRTVKFPNSWNVSCHLIGGEDCDQLD from the coding sequence ATGGCATTACTTGAAGCAAAAAACGTAAATGTTGTATATAAAGTTAAAGAGAAAGAAATTAAAGCAGTAAGAAATGTTTCATTAGATGTGGAAGTGCAGGATTCTATCGGAATAGTAGGAGAATCTGGTTCGGGAAAATCAACTCTTGCTATGGCAATTCTTCAACTTCTCCCCAATAAAATAGCTAAAACCACAGGTGAGATTGTGTTTGATGGGGTTGATTTGTTGAAAATTAGTGAAAATGAGTTGAGAGAAATAAGATGGAAAGATATTGCGGTTGTTTTTCAAAAATCAATGAATTCTTTAAGCCCGGTGCATAAAATTGGTTATCAAATGGGTGATATATATAGAGTACATGAACCAAATGCAACAGATAAAGAGGTCAAAGAGAGGGTATTAGAATTATTTAGATTGGTAAATCTTGCGGATAGAGTATATGATCTTTATCCTCATGAACTATCAGGAGGTATGATGCAGAGGGTTAGTATAGCGCTTAGTTTAATTTATTATCCAAGGTTATTGATAATGGATGAGGCTACAACAGCTCTTGATGTTGTTACTCAAGGGCAAATACTTGAAGAGATTATGAGACTTGAAGAAAAATTACATTTAACAAGGATGATGATTACTCATGACGTATCTGTAGTGTCTTCAACTTGTAAGAAAGTAGCGGTAATGTATGCAGGTTGTCTTCTTGAATCTGGTTATGTATCAGATGTTCTTACTAATCCTAAGCATCCTTATACTCAAGGACTTTTGAGTTCATTTCCATCTCTTACAGGAGAAAGAAATGAATTAAGAGGAATTCCAGGTTCTCTTCCTGATCTTAGTGTTGCACATAAAGGCTGTGTATTTGCAGATAGGTGTAAAAAGGCTACTGATATATGTTTTGTAAAAGAACCAAGGACGGTGAAATTCCCTAATAGTTGGAATGTATCATGTCATTTAATAGGGGGTGAAGATTGTGACCAGCTTGATTAA
- a CDS encoding ABC transporter substrate-binding protein, with translation MKMRKLSLFLVIVLCCGLFAGCGNNAKNNENGKVETNSEKSDGPKDGGVYVVSIAGDPQGFNPCAQPDDNAYGVFQNVFNRLVKLNGHDEMVSDLAKEWEYSEDGKTLTFHLNENIKWHDGEDFSSEDVKWTFDQIIQEKGFASGFLSDVEEIVCPDKNTVEFKLKNPNAGLLGYIGWYGTFIMPKHIYEGTDWLQNEANQKPIGTGPFKFVEHKKGVNVTLERNDDYWGEKPHLDKVIFSIIPDQSTAFQAYLNGETDENLNGIPYSEANRFDDDPNYVVEELLWMNRTYLTFNFKEGKFADQKVRQAVAYGVDRDEIFSKALKGMGQKAEYFVSPLFDWALNEDVKLPERDIEKAKSLLEEAGYKQDANGMYFSTTLDTFPGFEDVVEVVQANLKEIGIDVKVNQMEMAAWDEKVFGNKDFEITLLAGYQGPDISAISNRVGANGATNIAGYNNPKVEELLAEGLVLTSQEERAPMYKELQEILAEDLPLVPLNENGAKKPIKSYIKGHPATEASDKASESEYTYVWLDK, from the coding sequence ATGAAAATGAGAAAGCTATCTTTGTTCCTTGTAATAGTTCTATGTTGTGGACTTTTTGCAGGGTGTGGTAACAATGCAAAAAACAATGAAAATGGGAAAGTAGAAACTAATTCAGAAAAATCAGATGGGCCTAAAGATGGAGGAGTATATGTGGTAAGTATTGCTGGGGATCCACAAGGGTTCAATCCTTGTGCTCAGCCAGATGACAATGCTTATGGGGTGTTTCAGAATGTCTTTAATAGACTTGTAAAACTTAATGGTCATGATGAAATGGTTTCAGATCTTGCTAAGGAATGGGAATATTCAGAAGATGGGAAAACTTTAACTTTTCATCTTAATGAAAATATTAAATGGCATGATGGCGAAGACTTTAGTTCAGAAGACGTAAAATGGACTTTTGATCAGATTATACAAGAAAAAGGATTTGCTTCAGGATTTCTTTCAGACGTAGAAGAAATTGTATGTCCAGATAAAAACACAGTAGAATTTAAGCTAAAGAATCCTAATGCTGGTTTGCTTGGATATATTGGATGGTATGGAACGTTTATAATGCCAAAGCATATATATGAGGGGACTGATTGGCTTCAAAATGAAGCAAATCAAAAACCTATAGGTACTGGTCCATTTAAATTTGTAGAACATAAAAAGGGAGTAAACGTAACTCTTGAAAGAAATGATGATTATTGGGGAGAAAAACCACATTTAGATAAGGTTATATTCTCTATAATTCCAGATCAAAGTACTGCATTCCAAGCATATTTAAATGGAGAAACTGATGAAAATTTAAATGGTATACCATATAGTGAAGCTAATAGATTTGATGATGATCCAAATTATGTAGTTGAAGAATTACTTTGGATGAACAGAACATATTTAACTTTCAACTTTAAAGAAGGTAAATTTGCAGATCAAAAGGTTAGACAAGCAGTAGCCTATGGTGTTGACAGAGATGAAATATTCAGTAAAGCTTTAAAGGGAATGGGACAAAAAGCAGAATATTTTGTATCACCACTTTTTGATTGGGCATTAAATGAAGACGTAAAACTTCCAGAAAGAGACATCGAAAAAGCGAAATCCTTATTGGAAGAAGCAGGATATAAGCAAGATGCAAATGGAATGTATTTCTCTACAACATTAGATACTTTCCCTGGATTTGAAGATGTAGTAGAAGTAGTTCAAGCAAATTTAAAAGAAATAGGCATAGATGTGAAGGTTAACCAAATGGAAATGGCAGCATGGGATGAGAAAGTATTTGGGAATAAAGATTTTGAAATAACACTACTTGCAGGATATCAAGGACCTGATATATCAGCTATTTCAAATCGTGTTGGTGCTAATGGTGCAACAAATATAGCTGGATATAACAATCCTAAGGTAGAAGAGCTTTTAGCAGAAGGTTTAGTTTTGACTTCTCAAGAAGAAAGAGCACCTATGTATAAAGAATTGCAAGAAATACTTGCTGAAGATCTTCCATTGGTACCTCTAAATGAAAATGGAGCAAAAAAACCTATTAAATCCTATATAAAAGGTCATCCAGCAACTGAAGCTAGTGATAAAGCTTCAGAGTCAGAATACACTTATGTTTGGTTGGATAAATAG
- a CDS encoding DUF975 family protein: MWSRESIKAYAKDFLRKHYWKAFLVCIIVSLAGRTSTSNQLEVVDRYSQYPMIDEIMNKVGIEFKNPVLNFTIRKFGGSPVFYLDKGTFLFISIFFIAISIILGYALEVGRARFFLKGFEGDASIENLFSTFNRKEYFSILKTQFLRDLYTILWTLLFIIPGIIKSYEYRLVPYILSEEPELSSKEAITKSRNMTDGHKWNMFVLDLSFIGWELLGFLFFGIGGIFVNPYKEATYSRLYNILSDDYGIDDDLVLE; this comes from the coding sequence ATGTGGTCAAGAGAGAGCATTAAAGCTTATGCAAAAGATTTTTTAAGAAAACACTATTGGAAAGCTTTTTTGGTATGTATCATTGTATCTCTGGCAGGTAGAACTAGTACTAGCAATCAATTGGAAGTAGTTGATAGGTACAGTCAATATCCAATGATCGATGAGATAATGAATAAAGTGGGAATTGAATTCAAAAATCCTGTACTTAATTTTACAATTAGAAAATTTGGTGGTTCTCCTGTATTTTATTTAGATAAAGGAACATTTTTGTTTATCTCCATATTTTTTATAGCTATTTCAATAATATTAGGATATGCACTAGAAGTAGGAAGGGCCAGGTTTTTTCTTAAAGGATTTGAAGGAGATGCAAGCATAGAAAATTTATTTTCAACTTTCAACAGGAAAGAATATTTTTCTATTTTGAAGACACAGTTTTTAAGAGATCTTTATACTATATTGTGGACTCTTCTTTTCATAATACCTGGTATAATAAAATCTTATGAGTATAGATTGGTGCCATATATTTTATCAGAAGAACCAGAGCTATCCTCAAAAGAAGCAATAACTAAAAGTAGAAATATGACAGATGGGCATAAATGGAATATGTTTGTACTGGATTTGTCTTTTATTGGATGGGAACTGTTAGGCTTTCTTTTCTTTGGGATAGGAGGAATATTTGTAAATCCCTATAAAGAAGCTACATATTCAAGACTTTATAATATTTTGTCAGATGATTATGGCATAGATGATGATTTGGTATTGGAATAA
- a CDS encoding M14 family zinc carboxypeptidase, which produces MFYDNIIENVPDYKTFLTVDELDESSKDLAKKYPDVVEIFEAGRSRGNHPIYCLKIGNGPKNALAFACPHPNEPIGAMMLEYFSKALVENKDFREEMGYTWYIIKCIDPDGTKLNEGWFKGPFTIYNYARNFFRPVGHQQAEWTFPIKYKKLDFNKPIPETQALMKLIDETTPEFMYSLHNAGFGGAYWYITDDIPKIYDGLRNAAKKQNVPLNLGEAEAPYCKRFSPAIYLNSGSEESYDYYEKFLGEVPEGMLTCGTDSSSYAKRKGDTVTLVTELPYFYDPRIEDTSESDISRRDAILKSCEYSLELNNIIKDTVDDIKDYIPKDNPFMLVLENQIQSGTDYIEAEKKWAQEGKEEFLRKAKVSEAFDNLLVTRFYHMLSLGMLIRVCEYELERMDDSDNKKKDALEKSKEKSEERLKNLSDVLEEKINYSVIPIQKLIRVQLESGLIVANHIKDN; this is translated from the coding sequence ATGTTTTATGACAATATAATTGAAAATGTACCAGATTATAAAACATTTTTAACTGTTGATGAATTAGATGAGAGTTCGAAGGATTTAGCAAAGAAGTATCCTGATGTAGTTGAAATATTTGAAGCAGGAAGATCAAGAGGGAATCACCCGATATATTGCCTCAAAATAGGCAATGGTCCTAAAAATGCATTAGCCTTTGCATGTCCACATCCAAATGAGCCAATAGGTGCTATGATGCTTGAATATTTCTCAAAGGCATTAGTTGAAAACAAGGACTTTAGAGAAGAAATGGGATATACATGGTATATAATAAAATGCATTGATCCAGATGGAACTAAGCTAAATGAAGGATGGTTCAAGGGACCGTTTACAATCTATAATTATGCTAGAAACTTCTTTAGACCTGTTGGGCATCAGCAAGCAGAGTGGACATTTCCAATAAAATATAAAAAGCTTGATTTTAACAAACCAATCCCAGAGACACAAGCATTGATGAAACTTATAGATGAAACAACACCCGAATTTATGTATTCATTACACAATGCAGGCTTTGGTGGGGCTTATTGGTATATAACTGATGATATACCTAAAATATATGATGGACTTAGAAATGCGGCTAAGAAACAAAATGTTCCTCTAAACCTTGGTGAAGCAGAAGCTCCATATTGCAAAAGATTTTCACCTGCTATCTATTTAAATTCAGGTTCAGAAGAATCCTATGATTATTATGAAAAGTTCCTAGGAGAAGTACCTGAAGGCATGCTTACATGTGGTACAGATAGTTCAAGCTATGCAAAACGAAAAGGTGATACTGTAACTTTAGTTACAGAGTTACCATATTTTTATGATCCACGTATAGAAGATACTTCAGAATCAGATATATCAAGAAGAGATGCAATATTAAAATCATGTGAGTATTCGTTAGAGCTTAATAATATTATAAAAGATACTGTTGATGATATAAAGGATTATATACCAAAAGACAATCCTTTTATGCTGGTACTTGAAAATCAAATCCAAAGTGGTACAGATTATATTGAAGCAGAGAAAAAATGGGCACAAGAAGGCAAAGAAGAGTTTTTAAGGAAAGCAAAAGTATCAGAAGCTTTTGACAATCTTTTAGTCACAAGATTTTATCATATGCTTTCACTAGGAATGCTTATAAGAGTTTGTGAATATGAATTGGAAAGAATGGATGATAGTGATAATAAAAAGAAGGATGCATTGGAGAAATCAAAGGAAAAATCTGAAGAAAGATTAAAGAATTTAAGTGATGTATTGGAAGAAAAAATTAATTACTCTGTAATTCCAATCCAAAAATTGATACGTGTTCAATTAGAGAGTGGATTGATTGTTGCTAATCATATAAAAGACAATTAA
- a CDS encoding ABC transporter permease: MKKSFRGVLNKINPIKELKVGTILLMILILIAIFAPLIATHDPYVLNDDVTVGPSSQYLFGTDGLGRDVFSMVIYGSRTSLKVGIIAAAISSVIGTLIGGIAGYMGGKVDKVISEIINMFLMLPTFFLILIIVAIYGSSLTNVIVVIGLTSWTGTARLMRAQAISLRERTFIKSSKTIGESNMRILFKHIIPNGIFPIIADSTMAVSSAILSEAGLSFLGLGDPNVVSWGQIISHGKGYLPHSWWICTFSGLAIVFTVLSFYLIGEGMNRILSPKLNKTN, translated from the coding sequence ATGAAGAAGAGTTTTCGAGGTGTACTTAATAAAATAAATCCTATAAAAGAACTTAAGGTTGGAACAATCCTTCTTATGATATTGATTTTGATAGCAATTTTTGCGCCACTAATTGCTACTCATGATCCATATGTTTTAAATGATGATGTAACAGTAGGACCTTCATCCCAGTATTTGTTTGGTACAGATGGTCTTGGTAGAGATGTATTTAGCATGGTAATCTATGGTTCTAGGACATCTTTGAAAGTAGGAATTATAGCTGCAGCTATATCTTCAGTTATAGGAACTTTAATAGGTGGAATTGCAGGTTATATGGGTGGAAAAGTAGATAAAGTAATTTCAGAGATAATAAATATGTTCTTAATGTTACCAACTTTTTTCTTAATATTGATAATTGTTGCAATTTACGGAAGTAGTTTAACCAATGTAATTGTTGTTATAGGACTTACAAGCTGGACTGGTACTGCGAGACTTATGCGTGCTCAGGCAATATCTTTAAGGGAGAGGACATTTATAAAGAGTTCAAAGACTATTGGAGAAAGCAATATGAGGATATTATTTAAACATATTATACCTAATGGTATTTTCCCTATTATAGCAGATTCTACTATGGCTGTATCTTCAGCAATATTGTCTGAAGCAGGTTTATCTTTTTTAGGTCTAGGTGATCCAAATGTTGTAAGTTGGGGTCAAATAATTTCACATGGCAAAGGATATCTTCCTCATAGCTGGTGGATATGTACATTTTCAGGGCTTGCAATTGTGTTTACGGTACTTTCTTTCTATTTAATTGGAGAAGGAATGAATCGCATATTGAGCCCTAAATTAAATAAGACAAACTAA